One stretch of Natronobacterium gregoryi SP2 DNA includes these proteins:
- a CDS encoding cation:proton antiporter domain-containing protein, whose translation MDVLPVVIGILALGIGAQIVAKRLRVPSVLFLIVIGVLVGPEGLGFVTIDTFGDGLETVVGLSVAIIIFDGAFHLRREKLERAPKAVRRLTTIGAGIAFVGTAAAAWLFLGTDWEIALLIASLLIATGPTVITPILDVVTVREHVEAALEAEGIINDVTAAVLAIVIFEAVVVGDAPELIPTGFLQRLAAGVGIGVVVAAIVWLLLVKVRPPAGDAPQMARLTTLTGALVSFGLAESVFPETGVAAAATTGIVLGNLDLPHREEILSFNRDLTLVVLAFVFISLAALIDFDSLFGLGTGGIAVVVAVTLFIRPLLVALSATDRQFSRDERFFLSFVGPRGIIPASVATLFALQLEAAGQFEAARTLAGTVFLVIFLTVILQAGFARQIAEYLEVIPMPAIIVGGGRIGRALAMRLEKRGENVVLVDEEEEVVERLRQDGYTAVVGDGTSPDTLRDADVGRARIVVATTADDDANLLISQLARTTFDVETVVARVNDPGNVDAFETLGVRAIDVASATAWSIDNEIERPALAHWMTELGEGHDAQEITVTATGLVGSTIAELDAEIPDGVIVAVIARDGETYVPEADTALEDGDKVTFIGRDDAVREAVRRFHPHD comes from the coding sequence TCCGGAAGGACTCGGCTTCGTAACGATCGATACCTTCGGCGACGGCCTCGAGACGGTCGTCGGCCTCAGCGTCGCGATCATCATCTTCGATGGGGCCTTTCACCTCCGGCGCGAGAAACTCGAGCGAGCACCGAAGGCAGTCCGCAGGCTGACGACGATCGGCGCGGGAATCGCCTTCGTCGGCACGGCGGCCGCAGCCTGGCTCTTTCTTGGCACCGACTGGGAGATCGCGTTGCTTATCGCCTCGCTGCTGATCGCGACCGGACCGACGGTAATCACGCCGATCCTCGACGTCGTCACGGTCCGAGAGCACGTCGAGGCGGCACTCGAAGCCGAAGGAATCATCAACGACGTCACCGCGGCGGTGCTCGCGATCGTTATCTTCGAGGCCGTCGTCGTCGGGGACGCCCCGGAACTGATTCCGACCGGGTTCCTGCAGCGGCTCGCTGCCGGGGTCGGCATCGGCGTCGTCGTCGCCGCTATCGTCTGGTTACTGCTGGTCAAGGTCCGGCCGCCGGCCGGCGATGCGCCGCAGATGGCGCGGCTCACCACGTTGACTGGCGCGCTCGTTTCCTTCGGACTCGCCGAGTCGGTGTTTCCCGAAACCGGCGTCGCTGCCGCCGCGACGACCGGGATCGTGCTCGGGAACCTCGATCTTCCCCACCGTGAGGAGATCCTCTCGTTCAACCGCGACCTGACGCTCGTGGTGCTCGCGTTCGTGTTCATCTCGCTGGCGGCGCTGATCGACTTCGACTCGCTGTTCGGTCTCGGGACGGGCGGTATCGCGGTCGTCGTGGCTGTCACACTGTTTATCCGCCCACTTCTAGTAGCGCTGTCGGCGACCGACCGTCAGTTCAGTCGTGACGAACGCTTCTTCCTGTCGTTCGTCGGCCCTCGCGGGATCATTCCGGCCTCGGTGGCGACGCTGTTTGCCTTGCAACTCGAGGCTGCAGGGCAGTTCGAAGCCGCTCGGACGCTCGCGGGGACGGTCTTTCTCGTTATCTTTCTGACTGTGATTCTGCAGGCGGGCTTTGCCCGCCAGATCGCAGAGTACCTCGAGGTGATACCCATGCCAGCGATCATCGTCGGCGGCGGTCGGATCGGTCGGGCGCTCGCCATGCGACTGGAGAAACGGGGCGAAAACGTCGTGCTCGTCGACGAAGAGGAAGAAGTCGTCGAACGACTTCGACAGGATGGCTACACTGCGGTCGTCGGTGACGGCACGAGCCCAGACACGTTACGCGATGCAGATGTCGGGCGGGCGCGGATCGTCGTGGCGACGACCGCCGACGACGACGCCAACCTATTGATCTCGCAACTAGCACGGACGACTTTCGACGTGGAGACGGTTGTCGCTCGGGTGAACGATCCCGGCAACGTCGACGCATTCGAGACGCTCGGTGTCCGGGCGATCGACGTCGCGAGCGCGACCGCGTGGTCGATCGACAACGAGATCGAACGACCCGCGCTCGCCCACTGGATGACGGAACTCGGCGAGGGCCACGATGCCCAGGAGATCACGGTCACTGCGACGGGGCTCGTCGGTTCGACGATCGCGGAATTGGATGCGGAGATTCCGGACGGCGTCATCGTCGCAGTTATCGCCCGCGACGGTGAAACCTACGTTCCCGAAGCCGACACGGCTCTCGAGGACGGTGATAAGGTGACGTTTATCGGCCGTGACGACGCCGTCAGAGAAGCAGTACGTCGGTTCCACCCCCACGACTGA
- a CDS encoding HVO_2753 family zinc finger protein, with product MSTTNDRGTGSCVSCGINVAGTNAASFKCPDCGQQIFRCAKCRKQSNLYECPDCGFTGP from the coding sequence ATGAGTACGACGAACGACCGAGGGACCGGATCCTGCGTCTCTTGTGGGATCAACGTCGCGGGTACGAACGCCGCGTCGTTCAAGTGTCCCGACTGTGGCCAGCAGATTTTCCGCTGTGCCAAGTGTCGCAAGCAGAGCAACCTCTACGAGTGTCCCGACTGCGGGTTCACCGGTCCCTGA
- a CDS encoding elongation factor 1-beta translates to MGKVAAKIKVMPNSPEIDLDALQERLETALPEGAKINGVEREEVAFGLTALYPTVIVPDGAGGTETVEENFADVDGVESVDVDNVGRI, encoded by the coding sequence ATGGGAAAAGTAGCTGCCAAAATCAAGGTCATGCCGAACAGCCCCGAAATCGACCTCGACGCGCTCCAAGAGCGCCTCGAGACTGCCCTCCCCGAGGGTGCAAAGATCAACGGCGTCGAACGCGAGGAAGTCGCGTTCGGGCTCACTGCACTCTACCCGACCGTGATCGTTCCTGACGGCGCAGGCGGCACGGAGACGGTCGAAGAGAACTTCGCCGACGTCGACGGCGTCGAGAGCGTCGACGTCGACAACGTCGGCCGCATCTAA
- a CDS encoding MutS-related protein, protein MRLEDYWGVGPKTQETLVADLGEERAIQAIENGDVRALTGAGLSRGRATSILRRATGGDGMELLATRDARTAYKDLLEIASEHAVTRRAADRIRVLTPRSSREAMTERLDDVLATRDAWDGLADDEREAVLAAYDRYDDREESERAAVETALALLESAVDAGPFAAIAALESDRLAAAAEALAALEEGSDGVRVRAGADEELDRLRATLGAIEDVNANALEVIEQLRSAGVRDVAEFRESFADYLVGETDVTVDRVRAAMPGDAVDATDFVRETLRALRDDLAEAIGERERAVAREYRGTLAENRDAVDQAVDAVDDVALQLSLARFALEYDCTRPTFVESDDVAVSVVDARNLTLAARDDESVQPVTYALGEHDVSLAPGTGDDPGRERVAVLTGANSGGKTTLLETLCQVVLLASMGLPVPAERAEVMPVDSLVFHRRHASFNAGVLESTLQSIVPPLSSGGRTLMLVDEFEAITEPGSAADLLHGLVNLTVDRDAMGVFVTHLADDLEPLPPDARVDGIFAEGLNPDLELRVDYQPRFGTVGRSTPEFIVSRLVANASDGQERAGFETLGEAVGSEVVQRTLADAHWCDDGD, encoded by the coding sequence ATGCGACTCGAGGACTACTGGGGCGTCGGTCCGAAGACGCAGGAGACGCTGGTCGCGGACCTGGGCGAGGAACGCGCGATCCAGGCGATCGAGAACGGCGACGTTCGGGCGCTGACGGGTGCCGGGCTCTCTCGCGGTCGAGCGACGAGCATCCTCCGGCGTGCGACGGGTGGTGACGGGATGGAACTGCTGGCGACGAGAGACGCCCGCACGGCGTACAAGGACCTGCTCGAGATTGCGAGCGAACACGCTGTCACCCGGCGTGCTGCGGATCGCATCCGCGTCCTCACGCCGCGCTCGAGCCGCGAGGCGATGACGGAGCGACTCGACGACGTACTCGCGACACGAGACGCCTGGGACGGTCTCGCAGACGACGAGCGCGAAGCCGTCCTCGCGGCCTACGACCGCTACGACGACCGGGAGGAAAGCGAGCGGGCCGCCGTCGAGACCGCGCTCGCGCTCCTCGAGTCAGCCGTCGACGCCGGCCCGTTCGCAGCGATCGCCGCGCTCGAGTCCGATCGACTCGCGGCCGCCGCCGAGGCGCTCGCGGCGCTCGAGGAAGGCAGCGACGGCGTCCGCGTCCGAGCGGGTGCCGACGAAGAACTCGATCGACTCCGGGCGACGCTCGGTGCAATCGAGGATGTCAACGCCAACGCCCTCGAGGTGATCGAACAGCTCCGGTCGGCCGGCGTCCGCGACGTCGCGGAGTTTCGGGAGTCGTTCGCGGACTACCTCGTCGGCGAGACAGACGTGACCGTCGACCGGGTACGAGCGGCGATGCCGGGTGATGCCGTCGACGCGACAGACTTCGTTCGGGAGACGCTGCGGGCGCTCCGGGACGACCTCGCGGAGGCGATCGGCGAACGCGAGCGAGCCGTTGCACGCGAATACCGGGGCACACTCGCGGAGAACCGTGACGCCGTCGATCAGGCCGTCGACGCCGTCGACGACGTCGCGTTGCAACTGTCACTCGCGCGCTTTGCTCTCGAGTACGACTGTACCCGCCCGACGTTCGTCGAGAGCGACGACGTCGCGGTCTCGGTCGTCGACGCACGAAACCTTACTCTCGCAGCCCGCGACGACGAGTCGGTCCAGCCGGTCACCTACGCGCTCGGCGAGCACGACGTGAGCCTGGCTCCCGGGACGGGAGACGATCCCGGGAGAGAACGCGTCGCGGTCCTCACCGGAGCCAACAGCGGCGGGAAGACGACACTACTCGAGACGCTGTGTCAGGTCGTCTTGCTCGCCTCGATGGGGCTTCCCGTTCCCGCCGAGCGGGCCGAAGTGATGCCAGTCGACTCGCTGGTCTTCCACCGTCGACACGCGAGTTTCAACGCTGGCGTCCTCGAGTCGACGCTGCAGTCGATCGTGCCGCCGCTGTCTTCGGGCGGCCGAACCCTGATGTTGGTCGACGAATTCGAGGCGATCACCGAACCGGGAAGCGCGGCGGATCTGTTGCACGGACTGGTGAACCTGACCGTCGACCGCGACGCGATGGGCGTGTTCGTCACCCACCTCGCGGACGACCTGGAGCCGCTACCGCCCGATGCCCGGGTCGACGGCATCTTCGCCGAAGGGTTGAACCCGGACCTCGAGTTGCGCGTCGACTACCAGCCTCGATTCGGCACTGTCGGTCGGTCGACGCCGGAGTTCATCGTCTCGCGTCTGGTCGCAAACGCGAGCGACGGCCAGGAACGGGCCGGCTTCGAGACGCTGGGCGAGGCGGTCGGCTCCGAGGTCGTCCAGCGGACGCTCGCTGACGCCCACTGGTGCGACGACGGCGACTGA
- a CDS encoding DUF6735 family protein, which yields MGHRALVAYRRPDHLYDLRYSHWGGDDLALVDEIDADTPLADGSVDGDLLVDSIARDRLLADYLDPRTYEALYLVVPDSEYAVEAYRVCWLEWGNGRDGGRGAIVRADRDDRAVRVWFRAIKTALGDIVDMGALSRRAAQAYLEARVCEERDGMAYTYGTEAYEPPPDYWPADRNGDR from the coding sequence ATGGGGCATAGAGCGCTCGTCGCCTATCGGCGACCCGACCACCTCTACGACCTTCGGTACAGTCACTGGGGCGGCGACGACCTCGCGCTCGTCGACGAAATCGACGCCGATACCCCGCTTGCAGACGGCAGCGTCGACGGCGACCTACTCGTAGACTCGATCGCACGCGATCGCTTGCTCGCCGACTACCTCGATCCCCGCACCTACGAGGCGCTGTATCTCGTCGTCCCCGACAGCGAGTACGCCGTCGAGGCCTACCGCGTCTGCTGGCTCGAGTGGGGCAACGGACGCGACGGTGGCCGCGGGGCGATTGTCAGGGCCGACCGCGACGACCGTGCGGTTCGCGTCTGGTTTCGTGCGATCAAGACCGCCCTGGGTGATATCGTCGACATGGGTGCACTCTCGAGACGTGCGGCACAGGCCTACCTCGAGGCACGCGTCTGCGAAGAGCGGGACGGAATGGCCTACACCTACGGAACCGAAGCGTACGAACCGCCGCCGGACTACTGGCCTGCCGACAGAAACGGCGATCGGTAA
- a CDS encoding HAD family hydrolase produces the protein MGTAYDAIVFDNDGVLTTPTDYDVLIDAVHDAFVSVGVPEPPTDHVETLISPDVPTLRRVANEHGLEPNELWNARERAAIDAQLEEMRAGRKRPYDDVAALVALETPTAIVSNNQHRTIENVLEEFELTEYGFDIWYGREPTVRGIERKKPTPYYLESAIEELGASNPLYVGDSQVDVLAADNAGVDSAFIRRDHRLDYELSVEPEYEIESLSVLPNLV, from the coding sequence ATGGGAACTGCATACGATGCCATCGTCTTCGACAACGACGGCGTGTTGACGACGCCGACGGATTACGACGTCCTGATCGACGCGGTTCACGATGCCTTCGTGAGCGTCGGCGTCCCGGAACCGCCAACCGACCACGTCGAGACACTCATCAGCCCCGACGTCCCGACGCTTCGGCGGGTCGCAAACGAGCACGGTCTCGAGCCCAACGAGCTATGGAACGCTCGCGAACGCGCGGCGATCGACGCTCAACTCGAGGAGATGCGCGCCGGCCGGAAGCGACCGTACGACGACGTCGCGGCCCTCGTAGCGCTCGAGACGCCGACGGCGATCGTCAGCAACAACCAGCACCGAACGATCGAGAACGTCCTCGAAGAGTTCGAGTTGACCGAATACGGGTTCGATATCTGGTACGGTCGCGAGCCGACGGTCCGTGGTATCGAGCGCAAGAAGCCGACGCCGTACTACCTCGAGTCGGCGATCGAGGAACTGGGTGCGTCGAATCCGCTGTACGTCGGCGACAGCCAGGTCGACGTGCTGGCGGCCGACAACGCCGGAGTCGACTCGGCGTTTATTCGTCGTGACCATCGCCTCGATTACGAGTTGTCGGTCGAACCGGAGTACGAAATCGAGTCGCTCTCGGTGCTGCCAAACCTCGTCTAG
- the dps gene encoding DNA protection during starvation protein, with product MSDEKPHASGDIDAGDTSERVGMAVLRERGLEPEELREKLIDAIGAEFTTYYYYTNLRMHLAGHEDYKEITEDARLEDRAHFELVAPRVYELGGALPNDIREFADRASCPDAELPTPMDDSGGFAVDELNAEAILETLLEAERCAIRTWSEVCDMTRGVDPRTYDMAQRILQEEIEHEAWFVELLSMERDGEINPAGHFVRGEPGDAPYSTNRRFNDSA from the coding sequence ATGTCCGACGAGAAGCCACACGCGTCAGGAGACATCGACGCCGGTGACACGAGCGAGCGAGTCGGGATGGCCGTACTCAGGGAGCGTGGGCTCGAACCCGAGGAACTGCGCGAGAAACTCATCGACGCCATCGGTGCCGAGTTCACGACGTACTACTACTACACCAACCTGCGGATGCACCTCGCCGGTCACGAGGACTACAAGGAGATCACCGAGGACGCCCGCCTCGAGGACCGGGCGCATTTCGAACTGGTCGCGCCGCGCGTGTACGAACTCGGCGGCGCGTTACCGAACGATATCCGGGAGTTCGCCGACCGGGCGTCCTGTCCCGACGCGGAGCTGCCGACGCCGATGGACGACTCGGGCGGATTCGCGGTCGACGAGTTGAACGCCGAAGCGATCCTCGAGACGCTACTCGAGGCCGAACGCTGTGCGATCCGTACCTGGTCGGAGGTCTGTGACATGACTCGCGGCGTCGACCCGCGAACGTACGACATGGCCCAGCGCATCCTCCAAGAGGAGATCGAACACGAGGCCTGGTTCGTCGAGTTGCTCTCGATGGAACGCGACGGCGAGATCAACCCCGCAGGCCACTTCGTTCGAGGTGAACCTGGGGACGCGCCGTACTCGACGAACCGTCGGTTCAACGACAGTGCCTGA
- a CDS encoding 2Fe-2S iron-sulfur cluster-binding protein has product MTAATTWTVELRVPQDADLEAAGESRTIEVPEDQSILSAARAAGIWLTADCQQGWCITCGARLLEGEVDHSTAKRYYPEDERAGFVLTCVARPRSDCVLEVERDDELLRHRADHDRPPGRSKLD; this is encoded by the coding sequence GTGACAGCAGCGACGACCTGGACGGTCGAACTCCGCGTCCCACAAGACGCCGACCTCGAGGCCGCCGGCGAGAGTCGGACTATCGAGGTTCCGGAGGACCAGTCCATCCTCTCGGCAGCGCGTGCGGCCGGCATCTGGCTCACTGCGGACTGCCAGCAAGGGTGGTGTATCACCTGTGGTGCGCGCCTCCTCGAGGGCGAGGTCGACCACAGTACCGCCAAGCGCTACTACCCCGAAGACGAGAGGGCTGGATTCGTCCTCACCTGCGTTGCCCGGCCACGATCCGACTGCGTCCTCGAGGTCGAACGAGACGACGAACTGCTCCGGCATCGGGCCGACCACGACCGACCACCGGGGCGGTCGAAACTCGACTGA
- a CDS encoding pyroglutamyl-peptidase I family protein, with translation MSDATVLVTGYEPFGEFETNPTRRIAQRLDEETIGGDGTTATATATVVGRDLPVVFDEMEAELEALLEEYDPDIVCGLGLAAGRNALALERVGINLRDTAGTPDNDDREVTDEAVDAEGPNAYFATLPLREMKSTMQEAGVPTTLSTDAGTHLCNDLLYAARHRAETGDREFRAGFVHTPLSHEAAARRDEGEPSVALETTTRGVRDGLAVAVETLE, from the coding sequence ATGAGCGATGCCACCGTTCTCGTCACCGGCTACGAACCGTTCGGCGAGTTCGAAACCAATCCGACGCGTCGGATCGCACAGCGACTCGACGAGGAAACGATCGGCGGCGACGGGACGACCGCCACTGCCACCGCCACCGTCGTCGGCCGTGACCTCCCCGTCGTCTTCGACGAGATGGAAGCCGAACTCGAGGCACTCCTCGAGGAGTACGACCCTGATATCGTCTGTGGGCTTGGGCTCGCGGCCGGCCGGAACGCGCTCGCGCTCGAGCGCGTCGGGATCAACCTCCGAGATACGGCGGGGACGCCGGACAACGACGACCGCGAGGTCACGGACGAGGCCGTCGACGCCGAGGGACCGAACGCCTACTTCGCGACGCTGCCGCTCCGGGAGATGAAGTCCACGATGCAGGAAGCAGGCGTCCCGACGACGCTGTCGACCGACGCCGGCACCCACCTCTGTAACGACTTGCTCTATGCTGCTCGTCACCGCGCCGAAACCGGCGACCGCGAGTTCCGCGCCGGATTCGTCCACACGCCCCTCTCTCACGAGGCTGCAGCTAGACGCGACGAAGGCGAACCGAGCGTCGCACTCGAGACGACGACTCGAGGGGTACGCGACGGGCTGGCGGTCGCGGTGGAGACACTCGAGTGA